A region from the Variovorax paradoxus genome encodes:
- a CDS encoding EVE domain-containing protein, with amino-acid sequence MAQRNWIAVASAEHARRGRDHKPLGFMQVGHGKLGPLKRVAAGDRVAYYAPATVFGGTDRLQSFVSIGIVQPGAPYEADNMGNGFVPCRLDVAYAASHETPIAPLLAQLAFIENPKQWGYKFRFGLFDVSDADMMLIARAMKADLKALAL; translated from the coding sequence ATGGCACAGCGCAACTGGATCGCCGTCGCCAGCGCGGAACACGCCCGCCGCGGGCGCGACCACAAGCCGCTCGGCTTCATGCAGGTCGGCCACGGCAAGCTCGGTCCGCTCAAGCGGGTTGCGGCGGGCGACCGCGTCGCCTACTACGCGCCGGCCACGGTCTTCGGCGGCACCGACAGGCTGCAGAGCTTCGTCTCGATCGGCATCGTGCAGCCGGGCGCGCCGTACGAAGCCGACAACATGGGCAACGGCTTTGTTCCGTGCCGGCTCGACGTGGCCTACGCGGCCTCCCACGAAACGCCGATTGCGCCCCTGCTGGCGCAGTTGGCGTTCATCGAGAACCCGAAGCAGTGGGGCTACAAGTTCCGCTTCGGGCTGTTCGATGTCTCCGACGCCGACATGATGCTGATCGCCCGGGCCATGAAAGCCGACCTGAAAGCGCTTGCGCTCTGA
- the dnaB gene encoding replicative DNA helicase, with product MSAVFSYADNDPSADRQVAKLRIPPHSIEAESSVLGGLLLDNGAWDRMGDLLVDGDFYRHEHKLIYAAIGGLINASKPADVITVYEQLQGLGKADEIGGLVYLNSLAQYVPSASNIRRYAEIVRERSILRKLVSASDEIATNAFNTQGKSVDKILDEAEQKIFNIGEEGTRMKQGFQSMDALVVELLDRVTEMAENPNDITGVRTGFYEFDKMTSGLQPGDMIVLAARPSMGKTSLAINIAEHVALNEGLPVAVFSMEMGASQLAVRIVGSIGRIDQGHLRTGKLSDEEWPRLTEAIEKLRNVSLHIDETPGLTTSELRANARRLARQYGRLGLIVVDYLQLMSVSSSMNDENRATAVGEISRGLKMLAKELKCPVIALSQLSRGVESRTDKRPMMSDLRESGAIEQDADIIMFIYRDDYYDKNSKEPGVAEVIISKHRNGPTGTIKLTFLKPLTKFENLASYGSSNDY from the coding sequence ATGTCCGCCGTTTTTTCCTATGCCGACAATGATCCGTCGGCCGATCGTCAAGTCGCCAAGCTTCGCATTCCGCCTCACTCCATCGAGGCCGAGTCGAGCGTGCTCGGCGGCCTGTTGCTCGACAACGGCGCCTGGGACCGCATGGGCGACCTGCTGGTGGATGGCGATTTCTACCGCCACGAGCACAAGCTGATCTATGCCGCGATCGGCGGGTTGATCAATGCGAGCAAGCCGGCCGACGTCATCACCGTCTACGAGCAGTTGCAGGGCCTGGGCAAGGCCGATGAAATCGGCGGCCTGGTCTACCTGAACTCGCTCGCGCAGTATGTGCCGAGCGCGAGCAACATCCGCCGCTATGCGGAGATCGTGCGCGAACGCTCGATCCTGCGAAAACTCGTCTCCGCGAGCGACGAGATCGCGACCAACGCCTTCAACACCCAGGGCAAGTCGGTCGACAAGATCCTGGACGAGGCCGAACAGAAGATCTTCAACATCGGCGAAGAAGGCACGCGGATGAAGCAGGGCTTCCAGAGCATGGATGCCCTGGTCGTCGAACTGCTCGACCGCGTGACCGAGATGGCGGAGAACCCGAACGACATCACGGGGGTGCGCACCGGCTTCTACGAGTTCGACAAGATGACCTCGGGCCTGCAGCCGGGCGACATGATCGTGCTGGCCGCGCGCCCTTCGATGGGCAAGACCTCGCTGGCCATCAACATCGCCGAGCACGTGGCGCTCAACGAAGGGCTGCCGGTGGCGGTCTTCTCGATGGAAATGGGAGCCTCGCAGCTGGCGGTGCGTATCGTCGGCTCGATCGGGCGCATCGACCAGGGGCACCTGCGCACCGGCAAGCTCAGTGATGAAGAGTGGCCGCGCCTCACGGAAGCGATCGAGAAGCTGCGCAACGTGTCGCTGCACATCGACGAGACGCCGGGCCTGACCACCAGCGAGCTGCGCGCCAACGCGCGCCGCCTGGCGCGCCAGTACGGGCGCCTCGGCCTGATCGTGGTCGACTACCTCCAGCTCATGAGCGTGTCGAGCAGCATGAACGACGAGAACCGCGCCACGGCCGTGGGCGAAATCTCGCGCGGCCTGAAGATGCTCGCCAAGGAGCTCAAGTGCCCGGTGATCGCGCTGTCGCAGCTGAGCCGCGGCGTCGAAAGCCGCACCGACAAGCGTCCCATGATGAGCGACCTGCGCGAATCCGGCGCCATCGAGCAGGACGCGGACATCATCATGTTCATCTACCGCGACGACTACTACGACAAGAACAGCAAGGAGCCGGGCGTGGCCGAAGTGATCATCAGCAAGCACCGCAACGGGCCCACGGGCACCATCAAGCTGACCTTCCTCAAGCCGCTCACCAAGTTCGAGAACCTGGCCAGCTACGGCAGCAGCAACGACTACTGA
- a CDS encoding helix-turn-helix transcriptional regulator, producing MRRADRLFQLVQIIRGRRLTTAAFLAQRLEVSERTVYRDVADLQHQGVPIEGEAGMGYRLGAGFELPPLMFTQDEASALVAAARLAQSWVDPALARDIETGLGKILSVLPPAARVSAEALALYAPALGLGDALRARLQTLREAVQARQKLRLHYRDVSGDASERTVRPLGCFYWGKVWTLSTWCELRNDFRGFRLDRMDAVDVLPERFRDEAGKTLADMLRQVKARTAEAKLLEQQHK from the coding sequence ATGCGCCGCGCCGACCGCCTGTTCCAGCTCGTGCAGATCATTCGCGGGCGCCGGCTCACCACGGCGGCCTTCCTGGCACAGCGCCTCGAGGTGTCGGAGCGCACCGTCTACCGCGATGTGGCCGACCTGCAGCACCAGGGCGTGCCGATCGAGGGCGAAGCCGGCATGGGCTACAGATTGGGCGCGGGCTTCGAACTGCCGCCGCTGATGTTCACGCAGGACGAGGCCTCGGCGCTCGTGGCCGCGGCCCGCCTGGCGCAGAGCTGGGTCGATCCGGCGCTCGCGCGCGACATCGAAACCGGGCTCGGCAAGATCCTCTCGGTGCTGCCGCCGGCGGCACGCGTCTCAGCCGAGGCACTGGCGCTCTACGCCCCAGCGCTGGGGCTGGGCGATGCCTTGCGCGCGCGGCTGCAGACCCTGCGCGAAGCCGTGCAGGCACGCCAGAAACTGCGCCTTCACTATCGCGACGTGTCGGGCGATGCCAGCGAGCGCACCGTGCGTCCGCTGGGCTGCTTCTACTGGGGCAAGGTCTGGACGCTTTCGACCTGGTGCGAACTGCGCAACGACTTCCGCGGTTTTCGCCTCGACCGCATGGATGCGGTCGACGTGCTGCCCGAACGCTTTCGCGACGAAGCGGGCAAGACGCTGGCAGACATGCTGCGCCAGGTGAAGGCGCGGACAGCCGAAGCGAAGCTGCTGGAACAGCAGCACAAATGA
- a CDS encoding GyrI-like domain-containing protein, with amino-acid sequence MQKKTPMEPVRQHHDAFEVAGLTVRTTNREENDPAGARITALWNRFFGEETYRSTPGRTGDARIFGVYSGYESDAHGAFDVTVGVAVSGAADSVAVEAGNYLVFAGQGEMPQMVIAAWQRIWQYFEAHPEIARRYRSDFEAYEGPDKVAIHIGIS; translated from the coding sequence ATGCAGAAGAAAACCCCGATGGAACCCGTGCGCCAGCACCATGACGCTTTCGAGGTCGCAGGCCTCACGGTCCGCACCACCAACCGCGAAGAGAACGACCCCGCGGGTGCCCGCATCACCGCCTTGTGGAATCGCTTCTTCGGCGAAGAAACATACCGGTCGACGCCCGGGCGCACCGGCGATGCCCGCATCTTCGGCGTCTATTCCGGCTACGAATCCGACGCCCATGGCGCCTTCGACGTGACCGTGGGCGTGGCCGTCTCGGGCGCAGCGGACAGCGTGGCCGTCGAGGCCGGCAACTACCTCGTCTTTGCCGGCCAGGGCGAGATGCCGCAGATGGTGATCGCCGCCTGGCAGCGCATCTGGCAGTATTTCGAGGCGCACCCGGAAATCGCGCGCCGCTACCGCAGCGATTTCGAAGCCTACGAAGGGCCGGACAAGGTGGCGATCCACATCGGAATTTCATGA
- the rpsR gene encoding 30S ribosomal protein S18: protein MATFKKFNKDKRPKRNTQSLLFKRKRFCRFTVAGVEEIDYKDIDTLRDFISENGKIIPARLTGTRAIYQRQLNTAIKRARFLAMVPYSDQHRV from the coding sequence ATGGCCACGTTCAAGAAATTCAACAAAGACAAGCGCCCGAAGCGCAACACCCAGTCGCTGCTGTTCAAGCGCAAGCGCTTCTGCCGCTTCACCGTCGCTGGCGTCGAGGAAATCGACTACAAGGACATCGACACGCTGCGCGACTTCATCAGCGAAAACGGCAAAATCATCCCCGCCCGCCTGACCGGCACGCGCGCGATCTATCAGCGCCAGCTGAACACCGCCATCAAGCGCGCGCGCTTCCTGGCCATGGTGCCGTACAGCGACCAGCACCGCGTCTAA
- the ppsA gene encoding phosphoenolpyruvate synthase has translation MSALFDATALVVPFENLRMTDVESVGGKNASLGEMISQLPQGVRVPTGFATTAHAFRQFLAHAGLADKISKRLAALDTEDVRALAAAGAEIRAMVEAQPFPADLQKAIADAFAKLNAGNPAASFAVRSSATAEDLPDASFAGQQETFLNVVGIDDVLHKMKEVFASLYNDRAISYRVHKGFAHDVVALSAGVQRMVRSDLGAAGVMFTIDTESGFDQVVFITSSYGLGETVVQGAVNPDEFYVHKPTLRAGKRAVIRRNLGSKLIQMEFATPEEKKASGKLVKTTDVKAEQRNRYSLSDADVEQLARYALVIEEHYGRPMDIEWGKDGTDGQLYILQARPETVKSQQQGKAEQRYKLLGKGAVLAEGRAIGQKIGTGPVRLVHNISEMDKVQAGDVLVTDMTDPNWEPVMKRAAAIVTNRGGRTCHAAIIARELGIPAVVGCGDATDLLKDGTLVTVSCAEGDTGFIYDGLLETEVTEVQRGVMPEIDIQLMMNVGNPQLAFDFAQLPNHGVGLARLEFIINNNIGVHPKAILDYPNVDNDLKKAVESVARGHASPRAFYVDKVAEGIATIAAAFWPKKVIVRLSDFKSNEYRKLIGGSRYEPEEENPMLGFRGAARYLSKDFGEAFAMECEALKRVRNDMGLTNVQIMVPFVRTLGQAERVTTLLGEHGLKRGENELKLIMMCEVPSNAILPEEFLKFFDGFSIGSNDLTQLTLGLDRDSGLELLAADFDERDPAIKALLSRVIKACKAEGKYVGICGQGPSDHPDFALWLAEQGIESISLNPDSVIDTWQQLAKR, from the coding sequence ATGTCTGCACTTTTCGACGCGACCGCCCTGGTCGTACCGTTTGAAAACCTGAGGATGACCGACGTCGAGTCGGTCGGCGGCAAAAACGCCAGCCTCGGCGAAATGATCTCGCAGCTGCCGCAGGGCGTGCGGGTGCCCACGGGCTTCGCGACCACGGCGCACGCATTCCGCCAATTCCTGGCCCACGCCGGCCTGGCCGACAAGATCAGCAAGCGGCTCGCCGCACTGGACACCGAGGACGTCCGGGCGCTGGCCGCGGCCGGCGCCGAGATCCGCGCCATGGTCGAGGCCCAGCCTTTCCCGGCCGATCTGCAAAAAGCCATTGCCGACGCGTTCGCGAAACTGAACGCCGGCAATCCCGCGGCCTCGTTCGCGGTGCGCTCCTCGGCCACGGCCGAAGACTTGCCGGACGCTTCCTTTGCCGGCCAGCAGGAAACTTTTCTCAATGTGGTCGGCATCGACGACGTGCTGCACAAGATGAAGGAGGTTTTTGCCTCCCTCTACAACGACCGCGCCATCAGCTATCGCGTGCACAAGGGCTTTGCGCACGACGTGGTCGCGCTGTCGGCCGGCGTGCAGCGCATGGTGCGTTCCGATCTGGGCGCGGCTGGCGTGATGTTCACCATCGACACCGAATCGGGCTTCGACCAGGTGGTGTTCATCACCTCGAGCTACGGTTTGGGCGAGACGGTGGTGCAGGGCGCCGTGAACCCCGACGAGTTCTATGTCCACAAGCCCACGCTGCGCGCCGGCAAGCGGGCGGTGATTCGCCGCAACCTCGGCTCCAAGCTGATCCAGATGGAATTCGCGACGCCCGAAGAGAAAAAGGCGAGCGGCAAGCTGGTCAAGACCACCGACGTCAAGGCCGAGCAGCGCAACCGCTATTCGCTGAGCGATGCCGACGTCGAGCAGCTGGCCAGGTACGCGCTGGTCATTGAAGAGCACTATGGCCGCCCGATGGACATCGAGTGGGGCAAGGACGGCACCGACGGCCAGCTCTACATCCTGCAGGCGCGCCCTGAAACCGTGAAGAGCCAGCAGCAGGGCAAGGCCGAGCAGCGCTACAAGCTGCTGGGCAAGGGCGCCGTGCTCGCCGAAGGCCGCGCCATCGGCCAGAAGATCGGCACCGGCCCCGTGCGGCTCGTGCACAACATCAGCGAAATGGACAAGGTCCAGGCCGGCGATGTGCTCGTCACCGACATGACCGACCCCAACTGGGAGCCGGTGATGAAGCGTGCTGCCGCCATCGTCACCAACCGCGGCGGGCGCACCTGCCACGCGGCCATCATTGCGCGCGAGCTCGGCATTCCGGCCGTGGTCGGCTGCGGCGACGCCACCGACCTGCTGAAGGACGGCACGCTGGTGACCGTGAGCTGCGCCGAGGGCGACACCGGCTTCATCTACGACGGCCTGCTCGAAACCGAGGTGACCGAAGTGCAGCGCGGCGTGATGCCCGAGATCGACATCCAGTTGATGATGAACGTGGGCAACCCGCAGCTGGCCTTCGACTTCGCGCAGCTGCCGAACCATGGCGTGGGCCTGGCGCGGCTCGAATTCATCATCAACAACAACATCGGCGTGCACCCGAAGGCGATCCTCGACTATCCGAACGTTGACAACGACCTGAAGAAGGCCGTCGAGTCGGTGGCCCGCGGCCATGCCTCGCCGCGCGCCTTCTATGTCGACAAGGTGGCCGAAGGCATTGCGACCATCGCGGCTGCCTTCTGGCCCAAGAAGGTGATCGTTCGCCTGTCGGACTTCAAGTCGAACGAATACCGCAAGCTGATCGGCGGCAGCCGCTACGAGCCGGAAGAAGAAAACCCGATGCTCGGCTTCCGTGGCGCCGCGCGCTACCTGAGCAAGGATTTCGGCGAGGCCTTTGCCATGGAATGCGAGGCGCTCAAGCGCGTGCGCAACGACATGGGCCTGACCAATGTGCAGATCATGGTGCCTTTCGTGCGCACGCTGGGCCAGGCCGAGCGCGTGACCACGCTGCTCGGCGAGCATGGCCTCAAGCGCGGCGAGAACGAGCTCAAGCTGATCATGATGTGCGAGGTGCCGAGCAATGCCATCCTGCCGGAAGAGTTCCTGAAGTTCTTCGACGGCTTCTCGATCGGCTCGAACGACCTGACCCAGCTCACGCTCGGCCTGGACCGCGACTCGGGGCTCGAGCTGCTGGCTGCCGACTTCGACGAGCGCGACCCGGCCATCAAGGCGCTGCTGAGCCGTGTCATCAAGGCCTGCAAGGCCGAGGGCAAGTACGTCGGCATCTGCGGCCAGGGGCCCAGCGACCATCCGGACTTCGCGCTCTGGCTGGCCGAGCAGGGCATCGAGTCGATTTCCCTCAATCCGGACAGCGTCATCGACACCTGGCAGCAGCTCGCCAAGCGCTGA
- the ppsR gene encoding posphoenolpyruvate synthetase regulatory kinase/phosphorylase PpsR, with protein MHTRTVFFISDGTGITAETFGNAVLAQFEMKPRHVRLPFTDTVDKAHQAVRQINHTAELEGLRPIVFTTLANMEVLEVIETGCKGMLLDMFGTFVRPLEIELAVKSNHRIGRFSDVSKSKEYDARIAAIDFSLAHDDGQSNRDLEGADVILVGVSRSGKTPTSLYLAMQHGLKAANYPLIPEDFERRQLPPALMPHRKKIFGLTIQPERLSQIRNERRPDSRYASLENCRNEVSEAEAMMRRAGIRWLSTTTKSIEEIATTILQELRPERLVY; from the coding sequence ATGCATACACGCACTGTTTTCTTCATTTCCGATGGCACCGGCATCACCGCCGAAACGTTCGGTAACGCCGTGCTGGCCCAATTCGAGATGAAACCGCGCCATGTGCGGCTGCCGTTCACCGACACGGTCGACAAGGCGCACCAGGCGGTGCGGCAGATCAACCACACGGCCGAACTGGAAGGCCTGCGCCCCATCGTCTTCACGACGCTCGCGAACATGGAGGTGCTGGAAGTGATCGAGACCGGCTGCAAGGGCATGCTGCTCGACATGTTCGGCACTTTCGTGCGGCCGCTGGAAATCGAGCTGGCGGTGAAGTCGAACCACCGCATCGGCCGCTTCAGCGACGTCAGCAAGAGCAAGGAATACGACGCCCGCATTGCGGCCATCGACTTCAGCTTGGCGCACGACGACGGCCAGAGCAACCGGGACCTCGAAGGCGCCGACGTGATCCTGGTGGGCGTGAGCCGCAGCGGCAAGACGCCGACTTCGCTCTACCTGGCGATGCAGCATGGCCTGAAGGCCGCCAACTACCCTCTGATTCCGGAAGATTTCGAGCGCCGCCAGCTGCCGCCGGCCTTGATGCCCCATCGCAAGAAGATCTTCGGGCTCACCATCCAGCCCGAGCGGCTGAGCCAGATCCGCAACGAGCGCCGGCCGGATTCGCGCTACGCCAGCCTCGAAAACTGCCGCAACGAGGTGAGCGAAGCCGAAGCCATGATGCGCCGGGCCGGCATCCGGTGGCTTTCGACGACGACCAAGTCGATCGAGGAAATTGCCACCACCATCCTGCAGGAGCTGAGGCCCGAGCGGC
- the rpsF gene encoding 30S ribosomal protein S6: MRHYEIILLIHPDQSEQVPAMLERYKGLITAGGGKVHRVEDWGRRQLAYQINKLSKAHYLCVNIEAEQTVMGELEHAFKFNDAVLRHLTVQKKKAETGPSSMMKTVEREEARKAQQAEYAANNS; this comes from the coding sequence ATGCGTCACTATGAAATCATTTTGCTGATCCACCCGGATCAGAGCGAACAAGTTCCGGCCATGCTGGAGCGCTACAAGGGCCTCATCACGGCCGGCGGCGGCAAGGTCCACCGCGTTGAAGACTGGGGCCGCCGCCAGCTGGCCTACCAGATCAACAAGCTCAGCAAGGCGCACTACCTGTGCGTCAACATCGAAGCCGAGCAAACCGTGATGGGCGAACTGGAACACGCGTTCAAGTTCAACGACGCCGTGCTGCGCCACCTCACCGTCCAGAAGAAGAAGGCCGAAACCGGTCCTTCGTCGATGATGAAGACGGTCGAGCGCGAAGAAGCCCGCAAGGCTCAGCAGGCCGAATACGCCGCCAACAACAGCTGA
- the rplI gene encoding 50S ribosomal protein L9, translating into MQIILLDKVLNVGGLGDIVKVKDGYARNFLIPTGRARRATAANKAEFEAKRVELEKAAAAKLAESQAQGEKLGGTTVKLTQKAGVDGRLFGSVTNGDIAEELGKQGYKVAKSQVRLPNGPIKVVGDSTVSVALHTDVVVDITVTVYGETA; encoded by the coding sequence ATGCAAATCATTCTTCTGGACAAGGTTCTGAACGTCGGCGGCCTTGGCGACATCGTCAAGGTCAAGGACGGCTACGCACGCAACTTCCTGATCCCGACGGGCCGCGCCCGCCGCGCCACTGCTGCCAACAAGGCCGAATTCGAAGCCAAGCGCGTCGAACTCGAAAAGGCTGCGGCCGCCAAGCTGGCCGAGTCGCAAGCCCAGGGCGAGAAGCTCGGCGGCACGACCGTCAAGCTGACCCAAAAGGCTGGCGTCGACGGCCGCCTGTTCGGCTCGGTCACCAACGGCGACATCGCCGAAGAGCTCGGCAAGCAAGGCTACAAGGTTGCCAAGTCGCAAGTGCGCCTGCCCAACGGCCCGATCAAGGTCGTCGGCGACAGCACCGTGAGCGTTGCGCTGCACACCGACGTGGTGGTCGACATCACCGTGACGGTCTACGGCGAAACCGCCTGA
- the priB gene encoding primosomal replication protein N has protein sequence MTAAAAAATGVNQLVLSASVAELGALRYTPAGLPAIDLKLEHESTLHEAGKARQVKAALRAVAFGAIAERLAKQSMGSLWRFQGFLATPGNGKHPVLHIQDFQQD, from the coding sequence GTGACCGCTGCCGCTGCTGCGGCAACCGGAGTCAATCAGCTTGTGCTGAGCGCCTCGGTTGCCGAACTCGGAGCCTTGCGATATACGCCGGCCGGCCTTCCCGCCATCGATCTGAAGCTCGAACACGAGTCGACGCTCCATGAAGCAGGAAAAGCCAGGCAGGTGAAAGCGGCCCTCAGGGCCGTTGCCTTCGGCGCCATCGCCGAACGGCTCGCAAAGCAGTCAATGGGAAGTCTCTGGCGTTTTCAGGGCTTTCTCGCGACACCGGGCAATGGCAAGCATCCGGTCCTGCACATCCAGGATTTTCAGCAAGATTAA